A single genomic interval of Oncorhynchus mykiss isolate Arlee chromosome 13, USDA_OmykA_1.1, whole genome shotgun sequence harbors:
- the LOC110485840 gene encoding uncharacterized protein LOC110485840: MVEGSTNVYDPLSVGVLPAIKKGTKVTLQSSSSPSLSDDNKEALGAVCQVLTTRVGDILNSTCNDDYKARLIIQKGLDSGARERFPGSPCSSSPKDEEEVVVSVMTVSYPKPSTSTQAAWAAPAQTLDGFLPRPCLDEEEVVPSTSMKDNTVPNTHAARAAPSQTLEEEVGEAEVSEMSDSSLMPTKNRQDPLEKIPSLLPGKEHILLCSTPWATVMSPQTLKFILHGIMCRLEASESPQTRRANDPFRLMKDLFVEVQHALKYADISVVFGLEESIQFSGEDAVKAIVKTAAKRLSLRSDSNRAQLRAARSGSEGAIRCMADTITQVIDDYSEDWSFDGHFGARRSRGSGRSHSSTSSRSDVTLTEELLAWRETLEEDLEEMADDSTGLEKTSVSSAISEKSQVISYLSESTKTISSALSTDLEDITSTQASTHVCFSLY, encoded by the exons ATGGTGGAAGGATCCACTAATGTCTACGATCCTCTTTCTGTAGGTGTCCTGCCAGCTATCAAGAAGGGCACTAAAGTtaccctccagtcctccagctccccctccctctccgaTGACAACAAGGAGGCTCTAG GGGCCGTCTGCCAGGTCCTGACCACCAGGGTGGGAGACATCCTGAACAGTACCTGCAACGACGATTACAAGGCCAGGCTCATCATCCAGAAAG GATTGGATTCCGGTGCCAGAGAAAGGTTCCCTGGCTCTCCGTGTTCCTCTTCACCCAAGGACGAAGAGGAGGTGGTTGTAAGTGTCATGACTGTCTCATACCCTAAACCCTCCACCTCAACCCAGGCAGCATGGGCAGCTCCTGCCCAGACTCTGGACGGTTTTCTGCCCAGACCCTGCCTGGATGAAGAAGAGGTAGTCCCCAGCACCTCCATGAAGGACAACACTGTGCCGAACACCCATGCAGCACGGGCAGCTCCTTCCCAGACCCTGGAAGAAGAGGTGGGGGAGGCTGAGGTCTCCGAGATGAGTGACAGCTCCCTGATGCCTACCAAGAACAGGCAGGACCCCCTGGAGAAGATTCCCTCCCTCCTACCAGGCAAGGAGCACATCCTCCTTTGCAGCACTCCCTGGGCCACCGTCATGAGCCCCCAGACTCTGAAGTTTATTCTCCACGGCATCATGTGCCGACTGGAGGCCTCAGAGTCCCCCCAGACAAGGAGGGCTAATGACCCCTTCAGGCTGATGAAGGATCTCTTTGTGGAGGTCCAGCATGCCCTGAAGTATGCTGACATCTCTGTCGTCTTTGGCCTGGAGGAGAGCATCCAATTCAGTGGGGAGGATGCGGTGAAGGCCATCGTGAAGACTGCGGCTAAAAGATTGTCCCTGCGTTCGGACTCCAACCGGGCTCAACTGCGTGCCGCACGCTCTGGTAGCGAGGGAGCCATCAGGTGCATGGCGGACACCATCACACAAGTCATAGATGACTATTCCGAGGACTGGAGTTTCGACGGCCATTTTGGAGCCAGGAGGAGCCGTGGTAGTGGGAGGTCACACTCCTCAACCTCCTCAAGGAGTGACGTCACCCTCACCGAGGAGCTCCTAGCTTGGAGGGAAACTCTAGAAGAGGACCTAGAGGAGATGGCTGATGACAGCACTGGTTTGGAAAAGACCAGTGTAAGCTCAGCCATCTCTGAGAAGTCCCAGGTAATTAGCTACCTTTCTGAAAGCACCAAGACCATCAGCAGCGCCCTCTCCACAGACCTCGAGGACATCACCTCCACACAG GCATCGACtcatgtctgtttctctctctactaa